One stretch of Leptospira mtsangambouensis DNA includes these proteins:
- a CDS encoding (2Fe-2S) ferredoxin domain-containing protein, translating to MFYEKHVFVCENQRAPGERVSCGNQGSIELLKLLKQKAAKAGIQYKFRVQKSGCLDRCELGPIQVSYPEGKWFAMKTEADVDAILEFYLKTNQPEKYQHLIVADDAVAEEK from the coding sequence ATGTTTTACGAAAAACATGTTTTTGTCTGCGAAAACCAAAGGGCACCCGGAGAACGGGTGTCTTGTGGAAACCAAGGCTCTATCGAACTCTTAAAACTCCTCAAACAAAAAGCGGCCAAAGCAGGAATTCAATACAAATTCCGAGTCCAAAAATCCGGATGTTTGGACCGATGTGAACTTGGCCCCATCCAAGTTTCTTATCCCGAAGGGAAATGGTTTGCGATGAAAACAGAAGCTGACGTAGACGCAATTTTAGAATTTTATCTTAAAACCAACCAACCTGAAAAATACCAACACCTAATCGTCGCAGATGATGCGGTAGCGGAAGAGAAATAG
- the gcvH gene encoding glycine cleavage system protein GcvH, producing the protein MADTQAKDGYYYTEKHEWVKVEGEVALIGITDFAQNALGDIVFIDLPKPGKQIKAKDSLGTIESVKAAEDLYSPISGEVVETNASLGSNPAAVNAEPFDTWMVKLKNIQTSELGNLLSAAQYKEYVSKLD; encoded by the coding sequence ATGGCAGATACACAAGCAAAAGACGGATATTATTATACGGAAAAACATGAATGGGTCAAAGTCGAAGGGGAAGTGGCTCTCATCGGAATCACTGACTTTGCACAAAATGCACTCGGTGATATTGTCTTCATTGACCTTCCGAAACCTGGAAAACAAATCAAAGCGAAAGACAGTCTTGGAACCATTGAATCCGTAAAGGCAGCCGAAGATTTGTATTCACCAATTTCTGGCGAAGTGGTGGAAACAAATGCAAGTCTTGGTTCCAATCCAGCAGCAGTGAATGCCGAACCATTTGATACTTGGATGGTAAAATTAAAAAACATCCAAACATCTGAACTCGGAAATCTTTTATCCGCAGCACAATACAAAGAATACGTATCTAAATTAGATTAA
- the gcvP gene encoding aminomethyl-transferring glycine dehydrogenase, with amino-acid sequence MSSAKPSSPLHSPYEETLEPSDTFLRRHVGVTEETVSSMLNTIGYKALDDLINDAVPENIRLRKELNLPNPIGEYALQRELKKIVSKNKIYRSYLGLGYYSCITPAVIQRNILENPGWYTAYTPYQAEIAQGRMEALINFQTMITDLTGMEIANASLLDEGTAAAEAMNMLFSLKEDSQGKSFFVSQSVHPQTLDVIRTRAIPLGINIVVGSFKKMVPSNDFFGAIVQYPSTDGTIYDFSEFIESLHKVGAKTVVAADLLALTILKAPGEMNADVVVGTTQRFGLPLGFGGPHAGYFATKEEYKRNMPGRLIGVSKDSQGKPGYRLSLQTREQHIRRDKATSNICTAQVLLAVLSSMYAVYHGPRGLKQIASRVHRMTTILATGLEKLGYKIISNPYFDTIRVELSKISSAEIIHYAEEREINIRQVSGHVISISLDETTNLKDISDLLEIFNENKSLHFQLEDLTSKEEWKIPELLERKSSYLTHPVFNSFHTETEMLRYIRRLESKDLSLTTSMIALGSCTMKLNASTEMYPVTWPELSNIHPFVPENQTEGYRTLFSQLEKWLCEITGFAEVSLQPNAGSQGEYAGLLAIRNFHQSRNDMHRDICLIPISAHGTNPASAVMAGFKVVPVNCDTNGNIDVDDLKKKAVEYKNSLGALMVTYPSTHGVFEASIKEICQTIHDNGGQVYMDGANMNAQVGLTRPGDIGADVCHLNLHKTFCIPHGGGGPGVGPIGVAEHLAPFLPGHSLVENGSNNSQWAVSAAPWGSASIIVISWAYIAMLGFEGLQFATKIAILNANYIAKKLESSFPVLYRGNKGLVAHECILDMRGFKKTSAVEVEDIAKRLIDYGFHSPTMSFPVPGTLMVEPTESESKEELDRFIDSMLAIAGEIKDIESGVLSKEDNPLKNSPHTADMVISDSWNHTYPRERAAYPLPWLRTRKFWPSVGRVDNVYGDRNLVCSCIPMEDYAV; translated from the coding sequence GTGAGTTCCGCAAAACCTTCATCACCTCTCCATTCCCCTTACGAAGAAACATTAGAACCAAGTGATACCTTCCTCCGTCGCCATGTCGGTGTGACAGAAGAAACAGTTTCTTCCATGCTAAACACAATTGGTTACAAGGCTTTGGATGATCTCATTAATGATGCGGTTCCGGAAAACATTCGTTTACGAAAAGAACTCAACTTACCAAATCCGATTGGGGAATACGCTCTCCAAAGAGAACTGAAGAAAATTGTTTCAAAAAACAAAATCTACAGATCTTATTTGGGTCTTGGATATTACTCTTGTATCACTCCTGCCGTAATCCAAAGAAATATTTTGGAAAATCCAGGTTGGTATACTGCGTACACTCCGTACCAAGCGGAAATTGCACAAGGACGTATGGAAGCTCTCATCAACTTCCAGACCATGATCACTGATTTGACAGGAATGGAAATTGCTAACGCATCCCTTCTGGATGAAGGAACAGCAGCAGCAGAAGCGATGAACATGCTTTTCTCTTTAAAAGAGGATTCGCAAGGAAAATCATTCTTTGTATCACAATCGGTTCACCCGCAAACTTTAGATGTGATCCGCACTCGCGCGATTCCTCTTGGAATCAACATTGTTGTGGGTTCTTTTAAAAAGATGGTTCCTTCCAATGATTTTTTTGGAGCGATTGTCCAATACCCATCCACTGATGGAACCATTTATGATTTTAGTGAATTTATTGAAAGCCTTCACAAAGTAGGGGCAAAAACGGTTGTTGCTGCTGATCTTTTAGCACTAACCATTTTAAAAGCACCGGGTGAAATGAATGCAGACGTGGTTGTCGGAACTACTCAACGATTTGGATTGCCACTTGGGTTTGGTGGACCACATGCAGGTTACTTTGCAACCAAAGAAGAATACAAACGAAACATGCCAGGTCGCCTCATCGGTGTTTCTAAAGATTCACAAGGAAAACCTGGTTACCGCCTAAGCCTCCAAACACGGGAACAACACATTCGTCGCGACAAAGCAACATCTAACATTTGTACAGCGCAAGTATTACTTGCGGTATTATCTTCGATGTATGCTGTTTATCATGGGCCAAGAGGTTTAAAACAAATTGCATCACGAGTGCATCGTATGACAACTATCCTTGCCACTGGACTTGAGAAACTCGGATACAAAATCATTTCTAATCCATACTTTGATACCATTCGTGTGGAACTCTCTAAAATTTCCTCTGCTGAGATCATTCATTATGCAGAAGAAAGAGAAATCAATATCAGACAGGTTTCTGGTCATGTGATCAGTATTTCTTTAGATGAAACAACTAATCTAAAAGATATAAGTGACCTTTTGGAAATTTTTAACGAAAACAAATCGTTACATTTCCAACTGGAAGACTTAACTTCAAAAGAAGAATGGAAAATTCCTGAACTTTTGGAACGTAAGTCTTCTTATCTTACCCATCCGGTCTTCAACAGTTTTCATACAGAAACAGAAATGCTCAGATACATCCGTAGATTGGAATCGAAAGATTTATCACTCACCACTTCTATGATTGCACTTGGGTCTTGCACGATGAAACTCAATGCATCTACGGAAATGTATCCTGTGACTTGGCCAGAACTATCCAATATCCATCCTTTCGTTCCTGAAAATCAAACCGAAGGATACCGAACTCTTTTTAGCCAATTAGAAAAATGGCTTTGTGAAATCACAGGTTTTGCTGAAGTATCTCTCCAACCTAACGCTGGTTCGCAAGGAGAATATGCAGGTTTACTTGCCATTCGTAACTTCCACCAAAGTCGTAACGATATGCATAGAGACATTTGTCTCATCCCAATTTCTGCTCACGGAACTAATCCCGCATCCGCAGTGATGGCAGGATTCAAAGTGGTTCCGGTGAATTGTGATACTAACGGAAACATTGATGTGGATGACCTAAAGAAAAAAGCTGTGGAATACAAAAACAGCTTAGGTGCACTCATGGTAACCTATCCATCCACTCATGGTGTGTTCGAAGCCTCCATCAAAGAAATTTGCCAAACCATTCATGATAACGGTGGGCAAGTCTATATGGATGGAGCCAATATGAATGCACAAGTTGGTCTCACAAGACCTGGCGATATAGGTGCCGACGTTTGCCATTTAAACCTCCATAAAACTTTTTGTATCCCTCACGGTGGTGGTGGGCCTGGTGTTGGACCAATCGGTGTTGCCGAACACTTAGCACCTTTCCTTCCAGGACATAGCCTTGTGGAAAATGGATCGAATAACAGCCAGTGGGCGGTCTCTGCTGCTCCTTGGGGATCGGCATCTATCATTGTGATCTCCTGGGCATACATTGCTATGCTTGGATTTGAAGGATTACAATTTGCAACAAAGATTGCCATTCTCAATGCAAACTATATCGCTAAAAAATTAGAATCTTCATTTCCAGTTTTATATCGCGGAAACAAGGGCCTTGTGGCTCACGAATGTATTTTGGACATGCGTGGATTCAAAAAAACAAGTGCTGTGGAAGTAGAAGACATCGCAAAACGATTGATCGACTACGGATTTCACTCACCAACTATGTCATTCCCTGTTCCGGGAACTCTTATGGTAGAACCAACAGAATCGGAATCCAAAGAAGAACTCGATAGATTTATTGATTCTATGTTGGCCATTGCAGGAGAAATTAAAGACATCGAGTCGGGAGTTCTATCCAAAGAAGATAACCCTCTTAAAAATTCTCCTCATACGGCAGATATGGTCATCAGTGATTCCTGGAACCATACGTATCCAAGAGAACGAGCAGCCTACCCTCTTCCTTGGTTACGCACACGTAAATTCTGGCCAAGTGTTGGTCGTGTGGACAATGTGTACGGGGATCGTAACTTAGTTTGTTCTTGTATTCCTATGGAAGATTACGCCGTTTAG
- a CDS encoding c-type cytochrome has protein sequence MNKTYTVKSIPIPKFSKSVDIVEGKRLYQSRGCGDCHDVDGSGKTFIEDPAIGTLSGSNLTAGKGGILSDRTDEELAIAIRHGVGKNGRALIFMPSTDFQGMTNEDVGKLISFLRSLPGIDKAQGEVKPGLLGRFLFLIGEIPVFVSAEIINHEITHLTNITPSVSIEYGKYVASTCTGCHGFNLKGGPIQGAPPEWPPAQNISKSGINHYTEANFIQTIRTGKRPDGSEMKFPMPWKSLGQLTDTELKALWMYLQTIE, from the coding sequence ATGAACAAAACTTATACAGTGAAATCTATTCCCATTCCCAAATTTTCCAAATCTGTTGACATCGTTGAAGGGAAACGTCTCTACCAATCCAGAGGTTGCGGAGACTGCCATGACGTTGATGGAAGTGGAAAAACCTTCATAGAGGATCCTGCCATTGGTACTCTCTCTGGATCTAACCTAACAGCAGGTAAAGGAGGAATTTTATCTGATAGAACTGATGAAGAACTTGCAATTGCGATTCGCCACGGTGTTGGAAAAAATGGAAGAGCATTAATCTTTATGCCTTCTACAGACTTCCAAGGTATGACCAATGAAGATGTTGGAAAGTTAATCTCATTTTTGCGTTCTTTGCCTGGGATCGATAAAGCCCAAGGAGAAGTAAAACCCGGACTGTTAGGTAGATTTTTATTTTTAATTGGTGAAATTCCGGTTTTTGTATCAGCTGAAATCATTAACCATGAAATCACTCACCTGACAAATATTACACCTTCTGTTTCCATAGAGTATGGAAAGTATGTAGCTTCAACTTGTACAGGCTGCCACGGATTTAATTTAAAAGGTGGGCCCATCCAAGGAGCACCACCAGAATGGCCACCTGCACAGAATATTAGCAAAAGCGGAATCAACCATTATACGGAAGCAAATTTTATCCAAACTATCAGAACGGGAAAACGTCCCGATGGTTCAGAAATGAAATTTCCAATGCCTTGGAAAAGTTTAGGCCAACTAACAGATACTGAATTAAAAGCACTCTGGATGTATTTACAAACAATTGAATAG
- a CDS encoding dihydrofolate reductase family protein, translating to MRKIILDLAVTLDGFIEGSNGEIDWCIMDDDMNFDGFLSTIDTIFYGRISYDNWGNYQPVIDATQAEIKLWEGVHSKKKYVFSNHPKIDNNAEYISTDILKKVEEIKKQDGKDIWLYGGASLIKTFINHNLIDIYRISIHPIALGGGKPLFEDLKERLNLTLIETNRFKSGVVQVIYDKS from the coding sequence ATGAGAAAAATTATATTAGATCTAGCTGTAACATTAGATGGTTTTATTGAAGGTTCTAATGGAGAAATTGATTGGTGTATCATGGATGATGATATGAACTTTGACGGTTTCTTGTCCACAATTGATACAATTTTTTATGGTCGGATAAGTTATGACAACTGGGGTAACTATCAACCGGTAATCGATGCTACCCAAGCAGAAATCAAACTTTGGGAAGGAGTTCATTCAAAGAAAAAATATGTATTTTCAAATCATCCAAAAATTGATAACAACGCCGAATACATCAGCACAGATATCCTAAAAAAAGTGGAGGAGATAAAAAAGCAGGATGGAAAAGACATATGGCTTTACGGAGGCGCTAGTCTTATTAAAACATTTATAAATCATAATCTTATCGATATTTATCGTATTTCAATTCATCCTATTGCTTTGGGAGGTGGGAAGCCATTGTTTGAAGATTTAAAGGAAAGACTCAATCTTACCTTGATTGAAACAAACAGGTTTAAGTCAGGAGTAGTTCAGGTTATTTACGACAAGAGCTAA